A DNA window from Pseudomonas resinovorans NBRC 106553 contains the following coding sequences:
- a CDS encoding pantothenate kinase yields MILELDCGNSFIKWRVIDSAQVKTLAGGVVGSDEELVSALRSVPDLALRHCRLVSVRSDEETRALTRQLQDMFGVSSASASPVVEMAGVRNGYSEYQRLGLDRWLAVLGAYHIARKPCLVLDLGTAVTSDLVTGEGEHLGGFICPGMPLMRNQLRTHTRRIRYDDAAAEKALLEMVPGRSTVEAVERGCLLMLRGFVQAQIELAAEHLGDDFEVFLTGGDALLVRDVLPRARVLPDLVFTGLAIACPLH; encoded by the coding sequence ATGATTCTTGAGCTGGACTGCGGCAACAGTTTTATCAAGTGGCGGGTAATCGACAGCGCTCAGGTGAAGACGCTTGCTGGCGGTGTCGTCGGCTCCGATGAGGAGCTGGTCTCGGCGCTTCGGTCGGTTCCCGATTTGGCATTGCGCCATTGTCGATTGGTCAGCGTTCGGTCCGACGAAGAAACCCGCGCATTGACCCGGCAGTTGCAGGACATGTTCGGTGTTTCCAGTGCCAGTGCTTCGCCTGTGGTGGAAATGGCGGGTGTGCGCAATGGTTATTCCGAGTATCAGCGTCTTGGGCTGGATCGCTGGTTGGCGGTGTTGGGGGCCTATCACATCGCCCGCAAGCCTTGTCTCGTTCTGGATCTTGGGACTGCCGTGACCTCTGATCTGGTCACCGGGGAGGGTGAGCACCTGGGGGGCTTCATTTGTCCCGGCATGCCGCTCATGCGCAACCAGTTGCGGACCCACACGCGGCGTATACGTTACGACGATGCTGCTGCGGAGAAGGCGTTGCTGGAAATGGTTCCTGGTCGTTCGACCGTAGAGGCTGTTGAGCGTGGCTGTTTGCTGATGCTGCGCGGGTTTGTCCAGGCGCAGATCGAATTGGCTGCGGAGCACCTCGGGGATGATTTCGAGGTTTTCCTCACGGGTGGCGATGCTCTCCTGGTCCGCGATGTGCTGCCGCGCGCAAGGGTATTGCCGGATCTGGTGTTCACCGGGCTGGCAATCGCTTGTCCATTGCATTGA
- a CDS encoding SPOR domain-containing protein: MRWLFLFLLVLNLFYYVWHQQQAPLRPKEVETLSLYKGGQQDIRLLSESDNVQPRRSAAPAAKAEEAVCLFLGGFDREEQAREVEQRLISLDIAATVQPVDAAAGVDYWVYLAPLASREASLRQLKELQARKIDSYIVTQGDLVNGISLGIFPRLDSAESVMQRLRDAGYEPFLRELTRAHRDYWVRVAPESRRLVDDPLLEQLSRDFSGLKHQLMQCEGVASPR, from the coding sequence ATGCGTTGGTTGTTCCTGTTCCTCCTGGTCCTCAATCTTTTCTACTACGTCTGGCATCAGCAGCAGGCTCCGCTGCGGCCGAAGGAGGTGGAGACGCTGTCCCTCTATAAGGGTGGGCAGCAAGATATCCGCCTGCTCAGCGAGTCCGACAATGTTCAGCCCAGGCGTAGTGCAGCGCCTGCGGCGAAGGCAGAGGAGGCCGTTTGCCTCTTCCTGGGTGGTTTCGATCGCGAAGAACAAGCACGCGAAGTCGAACAACGGCTGATCAGCCTGGATATTGCCGCGACGGTTCAGCCGGTGGATGCCGCTGCGGGTGTGGACTATTGGGTCTATCTCGCGCCGCTGGCATCGCGGGAAGCGTCCCTGCGTCAACTCAAGGAGCTTCAGGCGCGCAAGATCGACAGCTATATCGTGACTCAGGGCGACCTGGTCAATGGAATCTCGCTGGGGATTTTCCCGCGGCTGGACTCTGCAGAGAGTGTCATGCAGCGTTTGCGTGATGCCGGATATGAGCCTTTCTTGCGAGAACTGACCCGTGCACACCGTGACTACTGGGTGCGCGTCGCCCCTGAAAGCCGCAGACTTGTTGATGATCCGCTGCTCGAACAGCTGTCCCGAGATTTTTCCGGATTAAAACATCAACTTATGCAGTGCGAAGGTGTTGCATCTCCTCGTTAG
- the tuf gene encoding elongation factor Tu, whose translation MAKEKFERNKPHVNVGTIGHVDHGKTTLTAALTKVCSETWGGSARAFDQIDNAPEEKARGITINTSHVEYDSAVRHYAHVDCPGHADYVKNMITGAAQMDGAILVCSAADGPMPQTREHILLSRQVGVPYIVVFLNKADMVDDAELLELVEMEVRDLLNTYDFPGDDTPIIVGSALMALEGKDDNEIGVSAVRKLVETLDSYIPEPVRAIDQPFLLPIEDVFSISGRGTVVTGRVERGIVKVQEEVEIVGIRATTKTTCTGVEMFRKLLDEGRAGENVGVLLRGTKRDDVERGQVLAKPGTIKPHTKFECEVYVLSKEEGGRHTPFFKGYRPQFYFRTTDVTGNCELPEGVEMVMPGDNIKMVVTLIAPIAMEDGLRFAIREGGRTVGAGVVAKIFE comes from the coding sequence ATGGCTAAAGAAAAGTTCGAACGTAATAAACCGCACGTCAACGTCGGTACTATTGGTCACGTTGACCATGGTAAGACCACTCTGACTGCTGCGCTGACCAAGGTCTGCTCCGAGACCTGGGGCGGTTCCGCTCGTGCGTTCGACCAGATCGACAACGCGCCGGAAGAGAAAGCTCGCGGTATCACCATCAACACTTCCCACGTTGAGTACGATTCCGCTGTTCGTCACTACGCTCACGTTGACTGCCCCGGTCACGCTGACTACGTGAAGAACATGATCACCGGTGCTGCCCAGATGGATGGCGCGATCCTGGTTTGCTCCGCTGCTGACGGCCCCATGCCGCAGACCCGCGAGCACATCCTGCTGTCCCGTCAGGTAGGCGTTCCTTACATTGTCGTGTTCCTGAACAAGGCCGACATGGTTGACGACGCTGAGTTGCTGGAACTGGTTGAAATGGAAGTTCGCGACCTGCTCAACACCTACGACTTCCCGGGCGACGACACTCCGATCATCGTCGGTTCCGCTCTGATGGCTCTGGAAGGTAAGGACGACAACGAAATCGGCGTTTCCGCCGTTCGTAAGCTGGTAGAGACCCTGGACTCCTACATTCCGGAGCCGGTGCGTGCCATCGACCAGCCGTTCCTGCTGCCGATCGAAGACGTGTTCTCCATCTCCGGCCGCGGCACCGTGGTAACCGGTCGTGTTGAGCGTGGCATCGTCAAGGTTCAGGAAGAGGTCGAGATCGTCGGCATTCGCGCGACCACCAAGACCACCTGCACCGGCGTTGAAATGTTCCGCAAGCTGCTCGACGAAGGTCGTGCTGGTGAGAACGTTGGCGTCCTGCTGCGCGGCACCAAGCGTGACGACGTAGAGCGTGGTCAGGTTCTGGCCAAGCCGGGCACCATCAAGCCGCACACCAAGTTCGAGTGCGAAGTGTACGTGCTGTCCAAGGAAGAGGGCGGTCGTCACACTCCGTTCTTCAAAGGCTACCGTCCGCAGTTCTACTTCCGTACCACTGACGTGACCGGTAACTGCGAACTGCCGGAAGGCGTTGAGATGGTAATGCCGGGCGACAACATCAAGATGGTTGTCACCCTGATCGCTCCGATCGCCATGGAAGACGGTCTGCGCTTCGCGATTCGCGAAGGCGGCCGTACCGTTGGCGCCGGTGTTGTAGCCAAGATCTTCGAATAA
- the secE gene encoding preprotein translocase subunit SecE, whose translation MNAKAEAKEARFDALKWVVVVALVAVGVVGNQYFSAEPILYRVLALLALAAAAAVVALQTAKGQAFFVLAKEARAEIRKVVWPTRQETTQTTLIVVAVVLVMALLLWGLDTLLGWLVSMIVG comes from the coding sequence ATGAATGCCAAGGCTGAAGCCAAAGAAGCACGCTTCGATGCATTGAAGTGGGTCGTTGTTGTGGCTCTTGTTGCTGTTGGTGTGGTCGGCAATCAGTACTTCTCTGCTGAGCCGATCCTGTACCGCGTTCTCGCGCTTCTCGCTCTTGCTGCTGCCGCCGCTGTCGTGGCTCTGCAGACTGCAAAAGGGCAGGCTTTCTTCGTTCTCGCCAAGGAAGCTCGCGCGGAAATTCGCAAGGTTGTTTGGCCGACTCGTCAAGAAACCACTCAGACCACTCTGATTGTTGTGGCTGTTGTCCTGGTAATGGCGCTGCTGCTGTGGGGTCTCGATACCCTGCTCGGTTGGCTTGTGTCGATGATTGTTGGTTAA
- the nusG gene encoding transcription termination/antitermination protein NusG translates to MAKRWYVVHAYSGYEKHVMRSLIERVKLAGMEEEFGEILVPTEEVVEMRNGQKRKSERKFFPGYVLVQMEMSEATWHLIKDTPRVMGFIGGTADKPAPITEKEAEAILRRVADSGDKPKPKTLFEPGETVRVIDGPFADFNGVVEEVNYEKSRIQVAVLIFGRSTPVELEFSQVEKA, encoded by the coding sequence GTGGCTAAGCGTTGGTACGTTGTGCATGCTTACTCGGGTTACGAGAAGCATGTCATGCGCTCGCTGATCGAGCGCGTCAAGCTGGCTGGCATGGAAGAAGAGTTCGGCGAAATTCTGGTCCCCACTGAAGAAGTGGTGGAAATGCGTAACGGCCAGAAGCGCAAAAGCGAACGCAAATTCTTCCCTGGCTATGTGCTGGTTCAGATGGAGATGAGCGAGGCGACTTGGCACTTGATCAAGGATACGCCGCGCGTAATGGGCTTCATTGGTGGTACCGCCGATAAGCCTGCGCCCATCACCGAAAAAGAAGCTGAGGCCATCCTGCGTCGCGTAGCCGACAGCGGTGACAAGCCGAAGCCGAAGACCCTGTTCGAGCCGGGTGAGACTGTTCGTGTTATCGACGGTCCGTTTGCCGACTTCAATGGCGTCGTCGAAGAAGTCAACTACGAGAAGAGCCGGATCCAAGTGGCCGTGCTCATCTTCGGCCGCTCTACACCGGTAGAGCTGGAGTTCAGTCAGGTCGAGAAGGCTTAA
- the rplK gene encoding 50S ribosomal protein L11, with the protein MAKKIQAYIKLQVKAAQANPSPPVGPALGQHGVNIMEFCKAFNARTQGLEPGLPTPVIITVYSDRSFTFETKSTPASVLLKKAAGITSGSPRPNTQKVGTVTRAQLEEIAKAKKADLTAADLDAAVRSIAGSARSMGLNVEGV; encoded by the coding sequence ATGGCTAAGAAGATTCAAGCTTATATCAAGCTGCAAGTGAAGGCCGCTCAGGCCAACCCGTCGCCGCCCGTAGGCCCTGCCCTCGGTCAGCACGGTGTGAACATCATGGAATTCTGCAAGGCGTTCAACGCCCGTACCCAAGGCCTCGAGCCGGGTCTGCCGACTCCCGTGATCATCACCGTATACAGCGACCGCAGCTTCACTTTCGAGACCAAGAGCACCCCGGCTTCCGTGCTGCTGAAGAAAGCAGCCGGCATCACCAGCGGTTCGCCCCGTCCGAACACCCAGAAAGTAGGCACCGTTACCCGTGCTCAGCTGGAAGAGATCGCTAAAGCCAAGAAGGCTGATCTGACTGCAGCTGACCTGGACGCGGCCGTGCGTAGCATCGCCGGTTCCGCTCGTAGCATGGGCCTGAACGTGGAGGGTGTGTAA
- the rplA gene encoding 50S ribosomal protein L1 has translation MAKLTKRQKAIAEKVEAGKQYGFEDAAKLLAELATSKFKESVDVSINLGVDPRKSDQVVRGATVLPNGTGRSVRVAVFTQGPAAEAALAAGAEKVGMDELAAEMKAGDLNYDVVIASPDAMRVVGQLGQILGPRGLMPNPKVGTVTPDVATAVKNAKAGQVRFRTDKNGIIHASVGKVDFEPIKLKQNVEALLADLKRLKPSTSKGVYLKRVTLSTTMGPGLQIDQASLEG, from the coding sequence ATGGCTAAGCTGACCAAGCGCCAAAAGGCGATCGCCGAGAAAGTAGAAGCCGGCAAGCAATACGGTTTCGAAGACGCCGCCAAACTGCTGGCCGAGCTGGCGACCTCCAAGTTCAAAGAGTCCGTGGACGTCTCCATCAACCTCGGTGTTGACCCGCGTAAATCCGACCAGGTCGTTCGTGGCGCTACCGTTCTGCCGAACGGCACCGGCCGCAGCGTTCGCGTTGCCGTGTTCACCCAGGGCCCGGCTGCTGAAGCCGCTCTGGCTGCCGGCGCCGAAAAGGTTGGTATGGACGAACTGGCTGCCGAAATGAAAGCCGGCGACCTGAACTACGACGTCGTTATCGCCTCCCCGGACGCGATGCGTGTTGTTGGTCAGCTGGGCCAGATCCTCGGCCCGCGCGGTCTGATGCCGAACCCGAAAGTCGGCACCGTGACCCCTGACGTAGCAACCGCCGTGAAGAACGCCAAAGCTGGTCAGGTGCGTTTCCGTACCGACAAGAACGGCATCATTCACGCCTCCGTTGGCAAGGTCGACTTCGAGCCGATCAAGCTGAAGCAGAACGTTGAAGCTCTGCTGGCCGACCTGAAGCGTCTGAAGCCGTCCACCTCCAAGGGTGTGTACCTGAAGCGCGTGACCCTGAGCACCACCATGGGCCCGGGTCTGCAGATCGATCAGGCTTCCCTCGAAGGCTAA
- the rplJ gene encoding 50S ribosomal protein L10 gives MAIKLEDKKAIVAEVNEAAKAGLSAVVADARGVTVAAMTGLRKEAREAGVYVRVVRNTLARRAVAGTQFEVLNDVFKGPTLIAFSNEHPGAAARIFKEFAKGQDKFEIKAAAFEGQFLAANQIDVLATLPTYNEAVAQLMSVIQGATSKLARTLAAIRDQKEGAAA, from the coding sequence GTGGCAATTAAACTCGAAGACAAGAAGGCCATCGTCGCTGAAGTCAACGAGGCTGCCAAAGCTGGCCTGTCCGCTGTCGTGGCTGATGCCCGTGGCGTGACCGTAGCGGCTATGACCGGACTCCGTAAAGAGGCCCGCGAGGCTGGTGTATACGTGCGCGTAGTACGTAACACCCTGGCTCGTCGCGCCGTTGCCGGCACTCAGTTCGAAGTGCTCAACGACGTGTTCAAAGGCCCGACCCTGATCGCTTTCTCCAACGAACATCCGGGCGCTGCCGCTCGTATCTTCAAGGAGTTCGCCAAGGGTCAGGACAAGTTCGAGATCAAGGCCGCTGCATTCGAGGGCCAGTTCCTCGCAGCCAATCAGATCGACGTACTGGCGACCCTGCCGACCTACAACGAAGCCGTTGCACAGCTGATGAGCGTTATTCAAGGCGCTACCAGCAAGCTGGCTCGTACTCTGGCGGCTATTCGCGACCAGAAAGAAGGCGCTGCTGCCTAA
- the rplL gene encoding 50S ribosomal protein L7/L12 — MALTNEDIINAVSEMSVMQIVELIKAMEEKFGVTAAAAVAAGPAAAAAVAEEQTEFNIILTEAGDKKVNVIKVVRELTGLGLKEAKAVVDGAPGVVKEGASKEEAEAAKKALEEAGAKVELK; from the coding sequence ATGGCTCTGACCAACGAAGACATCATCAACGCCGTATCCGAAATGTCCGTTATGCAGATCGTTGAACTGATCAAAGCGATGGAAGAGAAGTTCGGTGTTACCGCTGCTGCCGCCGTTGCCGCTGGCCCGGCTGCCGCCGCCGCTGTTGCTGAAGAGCAAACCGAGTTCAACATCATCCTGACCGAAGCCGGCGACAAGAAAGTGAACGTGATCAAAGTCGTTCGCGAACTGACCGGTCTGGGTCTGAAAGAAGCCAAGGCAGTTGTTGACGGCGCCCCGGGCGTGGTCAAAGAAGGCGCTTCGAAAGAAGAGGCCGAAGCTGCCAAGAAAGCTCTGGAAGAAGCTGGCGCCAAAGTCGAGCTCAAGTAA
- the rpoB gene encoding DNA-directed RNA polymerase subunit beta → MAYSYTEKKRIRKDFSKLPDVMDVPYLLAIQLDSYREFLQAGVSKEQFRDIGLHAAFKSVFPIISYSGNAALEYVGYRLGEPAFDVKECVLRGVTFAVPLRVKVRLIIFDKESSNKAIKDIKEQEVYMGEIPLMTENGTFIINGTERVIVSQLHRSPGVFFDHDRGKTHSSGKLLYSARIIPYRGSWLDFEFDPKDCVFVRIDRRRKLPATVLLRALNYTTEEVLNAFYATNVFHVKGEGLHLELVPQRLRGEIAVFDIKDPSGKVIVEQGRRITARHINQLEKAGIKELEVPLDYVLGRTSAKAIVHPATGEIIAECNTELTTDLLVKIAKAQVVRIETLYTNDIDCGPFISDTLKIDSTGNQLEALVEIYRMMRPGEPPTKEAAETLFNNLFFSAERYDLSAVGRMKFNRRIGRTEIEGSGVLSKEDIVDVLKTLVDIRNGKGIVDDIDHLGNRRVRCVGEMAENQFRVGLVRVERAVKERLSMAESEGLMPQDLINAKPVAAAIKEFFGSSQLSQFMDQNNPLSEITHKRRVSALGPGGLTRERAGFEVRDVHPTHYGRVCPIETPEGPNIGLINSLATYARTNQYGFLESPYRVVNGTQVTDEIVFLSAIEEADHVIAQASATMNEKGQLVDELVAVRHLNEFTVKAPEDVTLMDVSPKQVVSVAASLIPFLEHDDANRALMGSNMQRQAVPTLRADKPLVGTGMERNVARDSGVCVVARRGGVIDSVDASRIVVRVNDDEVETGEAGVDIYNLTKYTRSNQNTCINQRPLVQKGDVVARADILADGPSTDMGELALGQNMRVAFMPWNGFNFEDSICLSERVVQEDRFTTIHIQELTCVARDTKLGPEEITADIPNVGEAALNKLDEAGIVYVGAEVQAGDILVGKVTPKGETQLTPEEKLLRAIFGEKASDVKDTSLRVPTGTKGTVIDVQVFTRDGVERDSRALSIEKMQLDEIRKDLNEEFRIVEGATFERLRSALVGQTAEGGAGVKKGTEITHEYLDGLERGQWFKLRMSEDALNEQLEKAQAYLSDRRQMLDDKFEDKKRKLQQGDDLAPGVLKIVKVYLAIKRRIQPGDKMAGRHGNKGVVSVIMPVEDMPHDANGTPVDIVLNPLGVPSRMNVGQILETHLGLAAKGLGEKINRMMEEQRKIAELREFLHEIYNEIGGRQESLNELSDQEILDLAKNLKGGVPMATPVFDGAKESEIKAMLKLADLPESGQMRLFDGRTGNQFERPTTVGYMYMLKLNHLVDDKMHARSTGSYSLVTQQPLGGKAQFGGQRFGEMEVWALEAYGAAYTLQEMLTVKSDDVNGRTKMYKNIVDGDHRMEAGMPESFNVLIKEIRSLGIDIELETE, encoded by the coding sequence ATGGCTTACTCATACACTGAGAAAAAACGTATCCGCAAAGACTTTAGCAAGTTGCCGGACGTCATGGATGTACCCTACCTCCTGGCCATCCAGCTGGATTCGTATCGCGAATTCCTGCAGGCGGGAGTCAGCAAAGAGCAGTTCCGTGACATCGGTCTGCACGCGGCCTTCAAGTCTGTTTTCCCGATCATCAGCTATTCCGGCAACGCCGCCCTGGAATATGTCGGTTATCGCCTGGGCGAACCGGCCTTCGATGTCAAGGAATGCGTACTGCGCGGTGTGACCTTCGCCGTGCCGCTGCGGGTGAAAGTCCGTCTGATCATTTTCGACAAAGAATCGTCGAACAAAGCGATCAAGGACATCAAGGAGCAGGAAGTCTACATGGGGGAAATCCCCCTGATGACCGAGAACGGTACCTTCATCATCAACGGTACCGAGCGCGTCATCGTTTCCCAGCTGCACCGTTCGCCGGGTGTGTTCTTCGACCACGACCGTGGCAAGACCCACAGCTCGGGCAAGCTGCTGTACTCCGCTCGCATCATTCCCTACCGCGGCTCCTGGCTGGACTTCGAGTTCGACCCGAAGGACTGCGTATTCGTTCGTATCGACCGTCGCCGCAAACTGCCGGCCACCGTCCTGCTGCGCGCGCTGAACTACACCACCGAAGAAGTGCTGAATGCCTTCTACGCCACCAACGTCTTCCACGTTAAAGGCGAAGGTCTGCACCTGGAGCTGGTTCCGCAGCGTCTGCGTGGCGAAATCGCCGTGTTCGACATCAAGGATCCGAGCGGCAAGGTGATTGTGGAGCAGGGCCGTCGTATCACCGCCCGCCACATCAACCAGCTGGAAAAAGCCGGTATCAAAGAGCTGGAAGTTCCGCTCGACTACGTCCTGGGTCGCACCAGCGCCAAGGCCATCGTGCATCCGGCTACCGGCGAGATCATCGCCGAGTGCAACACCGAGCTGACCACCGACCTGCTGGTGAAGATCGCCAAGGCCCAGGTTGTCCGCATCGAAACCCTGTACACCAACGACATCGACTGCGGTCCGTTCATTTCGGACACCCTGAAGATCGACTCCACCGGCAACCAGCTGGAAGCCCTGGTCGAGATCTACCGCATGATGCGTCCTGGCGAGCCGCCGACCAAGGAAGCCGCCGAAACCCTGTTCAACAACCTGTTCTTCAGCGCCGAGCGTTACGACCTGTCCGCCGTTGGCCGCATGAAGTTCAACCGTCGTATCGGTCGCACCGAGATCGAAGGTTCGGGCGTGCTGAGCAAGGAAGACATCGTTGACGTACTGAAGACCCTGGTCGACATCCGTAACGGCAAGGGCATCGTCGACGACATCGACCACCTGGGTAACCGTCGCGTACGTTGCGTCGGCGAGATGGCCGAGAACCAGTTCCGTGTTGGTCTGGTGCGCGTCGAGCGCGCGGTCAAGGAACGTCTGTCCATGGCCGAAAGCGAAGGCCTGATGCCGCAGGACCTGATCAACGCCAAGCCGGTGGCCGCCGCGATCAAGGAGTTCTTCGGTTCCAGCCAGCTCTCCCAGTTCATGGACCAGAACAACCCGCTCTCCGAGATCACCCACAAGCGCCGCGTTTCCGCACTCGGCCCAGGTGGTCTGACCCGTGAGCGCGCGGGCTTCGAGGTTCGTGACGTACACCCGACCCACTACGGCCGCGTGTGCCCGATCGAAACCCCTGAAGGTCCGAACATCGGTCTGATCAACTCCCTGGCCACCTACGCCCGCACCAACCAGTACGGCTTCCTGGAAAGCCCGTACCGCGTTGTCAACGGCACCCAGGTGACCGACGAGATCGTCTTCCTCTCCGCTATCGAAGAGGCCGACCACGTCATCGCCCAGGCATCGGCAACGATGAACGAGAAGGGCCAGCTGGTCGACGAACTGGTGGCCGTGCGTCACCTGAACGAGTTCACCGTCAAGGCGCCGGAAGACGTGACCCTGATGGACGTGTCGCCGAAGCAGGTCGTTTCCGTCGCTGCCTCGCTGATTCCGTTCCTCGAGCACGACGACGCCAACCGTGCACTCATGGGTTCGAACATGCAGCGTCAGGCCGTGCCGACCCTGCGTGCCGACAAGCCCCTGGTTGGTACCGGCATGGAGCGCAACGTAGCGCGCGACTCCGGCGTCTGCGTCGTGGCCCGTCGTGGCGGTGTGATCGACTCCGTCGACGCCAGCCGTATCGTGGTTCGCGTGAATGACGACGAAGTCGAGACTGGCGAAGCCGGTGTCGACATCTACAACCTGACCAAATACACCCGTTCCAACCAGAACACCTGCATCAACCAGCGTCCGCTGGTGCAGAAGGGTGATGTGGTCGCTCGCGCCGACATCCTCGCCGATGGTCCGTCCACCGACATGGGTGAACTCGCTCTGGGTCAGAACATGCGCGTCGCGTTCATGCCCTGGAACGGTTTCAACTTCGAGGACTCCATCTGCCTGTCCGAGCGCGTGGTGCAGGAAGATCGCTTCACCACCATCCACATCCAGGAACTGACCTGTGTGGCGCGTGACACCAAGCTCGGCCCAGAGGAAATCACCGCGGACATCCCGAACGTGGGTGAGGCTGCGCTGAACAAGCTGGACGAAGCCGGTATCGTTTACGTTGGTGCTGAAGTACAGGCTGGCGACATCCTGGTCGGCAAGGTCACCCCGAAAGGCGAGACCCAGCTGACTCCGGAAGAGAAGCTGCTGCGCGCGATCTTCGGTGAGAAGGCGTCCGACGTGAAGGACACCTCCCTGCGCGTGCCCACCGGCACCAAGGGCACCGTCATCGACGTACAGGTCTTCACCCGCGACGGCGTGGAGCGCGACAGCCGTGCCCTGTCCATCGAGAAGATGCAGCTGGACGAGATCCGCAAGGACCTGAACGAAGAGTTCCGCATCGTCGAAGGCGCCACCTTCGAGCGTCTGCGTTCCGCCCTGGTCGGTCAGACCGCTGAAGGCGGCGCCGGCGTGAAGAAAGGCACCGAGATCACCCACGAGTACCTCGACGGTCTCGAGCGCGGTCAGTGGTTCAAGCTGCGCATGTCCGAAGACGCCCTCAATGAGCAGCTGGAGAAGGCCCAGGCTTACCTGTCCGACCGTCGCCAGATGCTGGACGACAAGTTCGAAGACAAGAAGCGCAAGCTGCAGCAAGGCGACGACCTGGCTCCGGGCGTACTGAAGATCGTCAAGGTCTACCTGGCTATCAAGCGCCGCATCCAGCCGGGCGACAAGATGGCCGGCCGCCACGGTAACAAGGGTGTGGTCTCCGTGATCATGCCGGTCGAAGACATGCCGCACGATGCCAATGGCACTCCGGTCGACATCGTTCTGAACCCGCTGGGCGTACCGTCTCGTATGAACGTCGGCCAGATCCTCGAAACCCACCTGGGCCTCGCAGCCAAGGGCCTGGGCGAGAAGATCAACCGCATGATGGAAGAGCAGCGCAAGATCGCTGAACTGCGCGAGTTCCTCCATGAGATCTACAACGAGATCGGTGGCCGTCAGGAAAGCCTGAACGAGCTGAGCGACCAGGAAATCCTGGATCTGGCGAAGAACCTGAAGGGCGGCGTACCCATGGCCACCCCGGTGTTCGACGGCGCCAAGGAAAGCGAGATCAAGGCCATGCTGAAGCTCGCTGACCTGCCGGAAAGCGGTCAGATGCGCCTGTTCGACGGCCGTACCGGTAACCAGTTCGAGCGTCCGACCACCGTCGGCTACATGTACATGCTCAAGCTGAACCACCTGGTCGACGACAAGATGCACGCACGTTCCACCGGTTCCTACAGCCTGGTTACCCAGCAGCCGCTGGGTGGTAAGGCGCAGTTCGGTGGCCAGCGTTTCGGGGAGATGGAGGTCTGGGCTCTGGAAGCCTACGGCGCCGCCTACACCCTGCAGGAAATGCTGACTGTGAAGTCGGACGACGTGAACGGTCGGACCAAGATGTACAAAAACATCGTGGACGGCGATCACCGCATGGAGGCCGGCATGCCCGAGTCCTTCAACGTGTTGATCAAAGAGATCCGCTCGCTCGGCATCGACATCGAACTGGAAACCGAATAA